The Anopheles coluzzii chromosome 2, AcolN3, whole genome shotgun sequence genome window below encodes:
- the LOC120948728 gene encoding zinc finger protein Xfin-like: MDLKDESQIEFTITSFTTCCRLCLSCSESEDYYDIYLSSIASHSETTFVEAIQKITNVELISNSKLPSKICRHCAARIDDAFCFVRDFLRTNEMLQNYLDNEECDKEEAEEIDLTTVQELCELDLTDQQIVTDEENENERREGSEEPEHPDDEQLVHQRHDTPVQPSGTNRGLTAVDFILQQITTSPQKKKRRPDKSALKHQCNECDKSFLRRSNLVDHLRLHAQLKVFACDFCDKRFVQSGNLKSHMRTHTAERPYRCSMCQKGFTQSSALKTHMLAHTNTKPFACDVCDKAFVSSSDLCKHKLTHSAQKRYRCVICPERFFTQKVHLRNHLTRMHPTSNISVSLEAGVVK; the protein is encoded by the exons ATGGACCTCAAAGACGAATCCCAGATTGAGTTTACAATAACTAGCTTTACCACCTGCTGCCGGTTATGCTTATCGTGTAGCGAGAGCGAGGATTACTATGACATCTACCTTAGTTCGATCGCTTCCCACAGCGAGACAACCTTCGTGGAAGCCATACAGAAAATCACCAACGTAGAG CTCATTTCCAACAGTAAGCTACCGTCGAAAATTTGCAGACATTGCGCGGCCCGAATAGATGATGCGTTTTGTTTCGTGCGCGATTTTCTTCGCACCAACGAGATGCTTCAGAACTATCTCGATAACGAAGAATGCGACAAAGAAGAGGCGGAAGAAATAGATCTAACCACCGTGCAAGAACTATGCGAACTGGACCTAACCGATCAGCAGATCGTGACGGACGaggagaacgagaacgagcgACGCGAAGGTAGCGAAGAGCCCGAACACCCGGACGACGAACAGCTCGTGCACCAGCGTCACGACACTCCCGTACAGCCGAGCGGTACAAACCGGGGCCTAACGGCGGTAGATTTCATCCTGCAGCAGATTACCACCTCGCcccagaagaaaaaacggcGCCCCGACAAGTCTGCGCTCAAGCACCAGTGTAACGAGTGTGACAAATCGTTTCTCCGCCGGTCGAACCTGGTCGATCATTTGCGCCTGCACGCACAGCTGAAGGTGTTCGCGTGCGATTTCTGCGACAAGCGGTTCGTGCAGTCGGGCAATCTGAAGTCGCACATGCGAACGCACACGGCGGAACGGCCGTACCGGTGCAGCATGTGCCAAAAGGGGTTCACCCAATCGAGCGCCCTCAAGACGCACATGTTAGCGCACACCAACACGAAGCCCTTCGCGTGCGACGTGTGCGACAAAGCGTTCGTAAGCAGCTCGGATCTGTGCAAGCACAAGCTGACCCATTCCGCCCAGAAGCGCTACCGGTGCGTCATCTGTCCGGAGCGGTTCTTCACGCAGAAGGTGCACCTGCGGAACCATCTGACCCGGATGCATCCGACCAGCAACATCTCGGTCTCGCTGGAGGCAGGCGTTGTAAAGTAA
- the LOC120948730 gene encoding 40S ribosomal protein S6, whose translation MKLNVSFPATGAQKTFEIPSDDHKLRHFYDKRMGTEIGADHLGEEWKGYILKIAGGNDKQGFPMKQGVLTNTRVRLLLKKGHSCYRPRRAGERKRKSVRGCIVDQNLSALALVIVRKGEKDIPGLTDVNVPRRLGPKRASNIRKLYNLSKEDDVRHYVVKRPLPVKEGQKPRFKSPKIQRLITPVVLQRKRHRLLIKKRRSEARREAESQYSRLLALRRRQERVRRHSRLSSIRDSRSSLTSEKDKKSLAAAKKKEAASKKEAAAPKKEAAPAKKAAVAKKDAGKKDAAKKTVAKKEVKKDGKKEVKKDAAKKDAGKKEVKKDAPKKDAGKKEVKKDAGKKEEKKPAAASAPAGKKAAASSAKPEAAKKAAPKTEGKKPAAAAAEKKPAKKETAAPAAAGAKKEAPKRKPEPAAQQKGEASAAKKEKKQQQPKKK comes from the exons ATGAAG tTGAACGTATCGTTTCCCGCTACGGGGGCTCAGAAGACCTTCGAGATCCCCTCGGACGACCACAAGCTGCGTCACTTCTATGACAAGCGTATGGGCACGGAGATCGGCGCCGATCATCTCGGTGAGGAATGGAAGGGTTACATCCTGAAGATTGCCGGCGGTAACGACAAGCAGGGTTTCCCCATGAAGCAGGGTGTGCTGACGAACA CTCGTGTCCGTCTGCTCCTGAAGAAGGGCCACTCGTGCTACCGCCCGCGCCGTGCCGGCGAGCGCAAGCGCAAGTCGGTGCGTGGTTGCATCGTCGACCAGAACCTGTCCGCCCTGGCACTGGTGATCGTGCGCAAGGGCGAGAAAGACATTCCCGGGCTGACCGACGTGAACGTGCCGCGCCGTCTCGGTCCGAAGCGTGCGAGCAACATCCGCAAGCTGTACAACCTGAGCAAGGAGGATGATGTGCGCCACTACGTCGTCAAGCGCCCGCTGCCGGTGAAGGAGGGCCAGAAGCCGCGCTTCAAGTCGCCGAAGATCCAGCGTCTGATCACGCCGGTGGTGCTGCAGCGCAAGAGACACCGTCTGCTCATCAAGAAGCGCCGCTCGGAGGCGCGCCGCGAAGCCGAGTCGCAGTACTCGCGCCTGCTGGCGCTGCGCCGCCGGCAGGAGCGCGTGCGCCGCCACTCGCGCCTCTCCTCGATCCGCGACTCGCGCAGCTCGCTGACGTCGGAGAAGGACAAGAAGTCGCTGGCCGCGGCCAAGAAGAAGGAGGCCGCCTCCAAGAAGGAAGCCGCCGCGCCCAAGAAGGAGGCGGCACCGGCCAAGAAGGCTGCGGTCGCGAAGAAGGACGCCGGCAAGAAGGACGCCGCCAAGAAGACCGTCGCCAAGAAGGAGGTGAAGAAGGATGGCAAGAAAGAGGTGAAGAAGGATGCCGCCAAGAAGGACGCCGGCAAGAAGGAGGTGAAGAAGGACGCCCCCAAGAAGGACGCGGGCAAGAAGGAGGTGAAGAAGGACGCCGGCaagaaggaggagaagaagcCGGCGGCAGCGTCCGCGCCGGCGGGCAAGAAGGCCGCAGCGAGCAGCGCGAAGCCGGAAGCCGCCAAGAAGGCCGCCCCGAAGACCGAGGGCAAGAAgccggcggcagcagcggccgaGAAGAAGCCGGCCAAGAAGGAGACGGCGGCACCGGCAGCGGCTGGAGCCAAGAAGGAAGCCCCGAAGCGCAAGCCGGAACCGGCGGCCCAGCAGAAGGGTGAGGCCAGCGCAGccaagaaggagaagaagcaacagcagccgaaGAAGAAGTAA
- the LOC120947421 gene encoding histone H4 transcription factor yields MDRTCCQTVFYEPLKKTSAMDKRSKKRKSQPSSKLSTESKKLKLAEEEQTKEPAASENVSEEAVAAVPSSVDQLHDLQADISSWLEKQEEFDQMDLEALEEASNHDDEPEDDIDLEALDVPVGVRCAKFTDTEMRKSYKYECEWGKCKFMSGTDRKYFLHVESHAELALETEAGKYTCRWDLCEYSTEDGYEFVGHVHYHAYHTKLKVHGASLHLLLKLPNCNNDSRTRNTITNRPVTFQCEWNECSDRFNKALHFFHHVKGHIDDMWPAGKWSSQKFSCKWALCTTKSKLTSRKDLMKHLVSHTTERLIACFNCGTHFRIRDKFVDHCNRQLEIAHRKYQCDQCGRYYATKPLLSNHMQYHRQAHACELCPAKFSSPGLLAAHIRIKHLNQRDFKCPQCDYASHYKKDLVAHILGHEGKLFRCEEFGCNVVYRTLLGLKKHISWHYNLPTPVYACHLCDNHLRYKSSTSLKKHFLFKHDMARPPGMSRFRFKPDTDGMYRLQSFVDEKLRKHHEEQQPLEQLQNSGEANEGTGPTGSKGKRKQQTLQAKAVQPMRDEAKPTALAEAMDAPKPKLKINSMKSIGIRKFQIELGVEAVEAESSSTNAVPAATASPSGGGAAIAKQLPGQHGTAAAEAAVRPPVGIKQEKVEESNHFGTESTKQPKDVKDFMVMKRYLKSSAKPSINA; encoded by the exons TGTTTTACGAGCCTCTCAAAAAAACCTCAGCAATGGATAAGCGCTCGAAAAAGCGTAAAAGTCAACCAAGCAGCAAACTGTCTACCGAATCGAAGAAGCTTAAGCTCGCGGAAGAGGAGCAGACGAAGGAGCCAGCAGCTTCCGAAAATGTTTCAGAAGAGGCGGTGGCAGCAGTGCCATCAAGCGTTGATCAATTACACGACCTACAAGCAGACATCAGCAGTTGGCTCGAGAAGCAGGAAGAGTTCGATCAAATGGACCTGGAAGCGCTGGAGGAAGCGAGTAACCATGACGATGAACCGGAGGATGACATTGATTTGGAAGCGCTCGAT GTTCCTGTTGGCGTAAGGTGTGCGAAATTCACCGATACTGAGATGCGAAAAAGCTACAAGTACGAGTGCGAGTGGGGCAAGTGCAAGTTCATGAGCGGCACGGATCGCAAATACTTCCTGCACGTCGAATCGCACGCCGAGCTAGCGCTGGAGACGGAGGCCGGAAAGTATACATGCCGGTGGGATCTCTGCGAGTACAGCACCGAGGATGGGTACGAGTTTGTCGGGCACGTGCACTACCATGCGTACCATACGAAGCTGAAGGTGCACGGGGCCAGCCTGCAtttgctgctgaagctgccGAACTGTAACAACGACAGCCGGACGCGGAACACGATCACCAACCGGCCGGTCACGTTCCAGTGCGAATGGAACGAGTGCAGCGATCGGTTCAACAAGGCACTGCATTTCTTTCACCACGTGAAGGGCCACATTGACGATATGTGGCCAGCCGGAAAGTGGTCAAGCCAAAAATTTAGTTGCAAGTGGGCGCTCTGCACCACGAAAAGCAAGCTGACGAGTCGGAAGGATTTGATGAAGCACCTCGTATCGCACACGACGGAGCGGCTCATTGCGTGCTTTAACTGTGGTACACACTTCCGGATTCGCGATAAGTTCGTCGACCATTGCAACCGACAGCTGGAAATAGCAC ATCGCAAGTATCAGTGCGACCAGTGCGGTCGGTACTATGCCACCAAACCGCTGCTGAGCAATCACATGCAGTATCACAGACAGGCGCACGCGTGCGAATTGTGTCCAGCCAAATTTTCCAGCCCGGGCTTGCTGGCGGCACACATCCGCATCAAGCACCTGAACCAGCGTGACTTCAAGTGCCCGCAGTGTGATTATGCGTCCCATTACAAGAAAGATCTGGTGGCTCACATACTTGGCCACGAAGGGAAGCTGTTCCGGTGCGAGGAGTTTGGCTGCAATGTCGTCTACCGGACGTTACTTGGTTTGAAAAAG CACATCAGCTGGCACTATAATTTACCAACACCGGTGTACGCGTGTCATCTTTGCGATAATCATTTACGCTACAAATCATCGACTTCCCTGAAGAAGCATTTTCTCTTTAAGCACGATATGGCACGGCCGCCGGGGATGTCGCGGTTTCGCTTCAAGCCCGACACTGACGGCATGTACCGCCTGCAATCGTTCGTGGACGAAAAGCTGAGGAAACACCACGAAGAGCAGCAGCCTCTGGAACAGTTACAGAATAGTGGTGAGGCTAACGAGGGTACTGGGCCGACTGGAAGCAAAGGCAAAAGGAAACAGCAAACATTACAAGCGAAAGCGGTGCAACCAATGCGAGATGAAGCGAAACCAACCGCCCTAGCGGAGGCAATGGATGCGCCGAAACCGAAGCTTAAGATAAATTCCATGAAGTCGATTGGCATACGCAAGTTTCAGATTGAGTTGGGCGTTGAAGCGGTAGAAGCAGAATCATCATCAACCAATGCAGTGCCAGCAGCGACGGCATCGCCATCGGGAGGTGGCGCAGCGATTGCAAAACAATTGCCGGGACAGCacggaacagcagcagcggaagcCGCTGTGCGTCCACCGGTGGGCATAAAGCAGGAGAAGGTGGAAGAGTCGAACCATTTCGGCACGGAATCGACCAAGCAGCCGAAGGATGTGAAGGATTTTATGGTAATGAAGCGGTACTTGAAATCGAGCGCAAAGCCGTCAATCAACGCCTAG